CAGGCCGCCCCACAGTCCGAACACCAGCATCGGCAGGAACTGCAGCGCGGTGGTGATGCCGACCGCCAGCGGCGAGTGGGTCAGCTCCAGCACCAGCCAGTCCTGGGCGATTCGCTGCATCCAGGTGCCGGTGTTGGACACGATCTGGCCGGCGAAGAACAGCCGGTAGTTGCGGACCCGCAGGGCCGCGAAGGTGCCCATCCGCGCCGGTGCGGCGGGCTCGCCCGCCGTGGCCGACGTGGGCGTCGGGGCGTTGGTCAGGTCCTGGCTCACGGCAGGTCCGCCAGCCGTTGCAGGGCCGGCGCGGCGGCCAGCAAGGCCTGCCGATCGACCGGGTCGAGCTCGGCCAGGTGCGCGGCCAGCCACGCGGTCCGCTGCGCCCGGGTCTTGGCCACGAACGACTCCCCCGCCTCGGTCCGCGAGATCAGGCATTGCCGCCCGTCGGTCGGATGCGGGTCCCGGCGGACCAGGCCGCGCTCCTGCAGGCTCTCGATCACCTTGGTCATCGACGGCGGCTTCACGTGCTCGGCTCGGGCCAGCGCGCTGGGCGCCATCGGTCCGCACAGCCCGATCCGGCCCAGGACGGCCAGCTCGGTCGCCGACAGGTCGGCATCACCGGAGGTTTGGTAGCGCAGTCGACGACCCAGCCGGAGCACGGCGCCGCGCAGGGTGGCCACCGCCTCCTGGTCCAGTTCGTCGTCGGTCATGTTGTTAGTTTAACTCATTAGCTCAACGAAGGACAGTGAGCTGCCGCACCGTCGACGGCACGCGGGTTCGCGGACGAAAGCCGCGCCGACCCGGACGAAACGGGTCGGCCGACGCGGCTTTGATCAGCCCAGGGGGCGGTGACGCGAGGCAGTGCGGAGTGAGGAGGGGGTCAGCGGTCAGCCGGCGGTGCGCGCGCGGCGGCGCTCGGCCAGCTCGTCACGCTCGACCGGGACGACCCGGTCACCCTCGACGCGCTCCTGCGGGAACTCCGCGAGCGAGCCGGTGATTTCCTTCATGGTGCCGCCGACGGCGATGCCGAACACGCCCTGGCCGCCCTGCAACAGGTCGACGATCTCTTCGGGAGAGGTGCACTCGTACACCGTGGTGCCGTCGGAGAACAGGGTGACGCCGGCCAGGTCGTCCACCCCGCGGGCGCGCAGGTGCTCGACGGCGACGCGGATGTTCTGCAGCGAGACGCCGGTGTCCAGCAGCCGCTTGACCACTCGCAGAACCAGGATGTCCTTGAACGAGTAGAGCCGCTGGCTGCCCGAACCCTTGGCGCCGCGCACGGTCGGCACGACCAGATCGGTGCGGGCCCAGTAGTCGAGCTGGCGGTAGGTGATGCCGGCAGCGGTGCAGGCGGTCGGTCCGCGATAGCCGATGTGCTCGTCCGGCATCGAGGTGTTCGGGAACAGCGCGGCTTGCTCCTGCTCGACCATCCCGCCACCTCTCTGAAGATCCGGTCTGAAGATGTGATGAAACCGAAGACGAGTGCCAGGCGAACTACATCCACGTGACTCGTTGACGGTAGGCCCGCCCGCCCCCGGGGTCAACGTCCACGGCGGGCGTGTCCTCAACCTCAGCTTCAGGGTGACCGTTCCGTGATCAACGGCCGGGCCGCGCTCAGGGCTTCTGCTCGCCTCCGAAGTCGTCCGGGGAGACCGAATCGAGGAACTCGCGGAAGCGTTCGACCTCGTCCTCGGCGTCCTCGACCTCGGCCGGCTCGCCCTCGTCGGCGTCCTCGGCGTCGGGGATCACGATGCCGGCCTCGGCCAGGACCGACTCCTCGACGAAGACCGGGATCTCGATCCGCACGGCCAGGGCGATCGCATCCGAGGGCCGGGCCGAGACGGTGGTGCCGTTGTCGAAGGCCAGTTCGCCGAAGAAGGTGCCCTCGCGGAAGTCCACGACGCGCACCTGGGTGACCGACCGGCCGAGCGCGGCGATGACGTTGCCCAGCAGGTCGTGGGTCAGCGGCCGCGGGGGCCGCACCCCCTGCTGGTGCATGGCGATCGCGGTGGCCTCGGCGGAGCCGATCAGGATCGGCAGGCTGCGCGGACCGTTGACCTCGGTCAGCATGAGAATCGGCTGCTGGGTCGGCATTTCGACCCGGACGCCGACGATCCGCATCTCGATCATCTCGGTGTGCCTTTCTCCGTCACCTCGAAACGCTACACGTCCGGGCGGGTCGGC
This genomic window from Nakamurella multipartita DSM 44233 contains:
- a CDS encoding bifunctional nuclease family protein, which produces MIEMRIVGVRVEMPTQQPILMLTEVNGPRSLPILIGSAEATAIAMHQQGVRPPRPLTHDLLGNVIAALGRSVTQVRVVDFREGTFFGELAFDNGTTVSARPSDAIALAVRIEIPVFVEESVLAEAGIVIPDAEDADEGEPAEVEDAEDEVERFREFLDSVSPDDFGGEQKP
- a CDS encoding MerR family transcriptional regulator; translated protein: MVEQEQAALFPNTSMPDEHIGYRGPTACTAAGITYRQLDYWARTDLVVPTVRGAKGSGSQRLYSFKDILVLRVVKRLLDTGVSLQNIRVAVEHLRARGVDDLAGVTLFSDGTTVYECTSPEEIVDLLQGGQGVFGIAVGGTMKEITGSLAEFPQERVEGDRVVPVERDELAERRRARTAG
- a CDS encoding MarR family winged helix-turn-helix transcriptional regulator, with translation MTDDELDQEAVATLRGAVLRLGRRLRYQTSGDADLSATELAVLGRIGLCGPMAPSALARAEHVKPPSMTKVIESLQERGLVRRDPHPTDGRQCLISRTEAGESFVAKTRAQRTAWLAAHLAELDPVDRQALLAAAPALQRLADLP